Proteins found in one Pontibacter sp. SGAir0037 genomic segment:
- a CDS encoding peptidylprolyl isomerase, whose amino-acid sequence MRSNHLLVAVTALALAGCTASKKSDNKEPVIATLGSQTISASEFQYVYKKNNEGNEDAYSRQSVTDYLDLYTNFKLKVLEAEGRGLDTTMAFKRELEGYKEQMAQPYLTEKSVTDNLVREAYERLKKEVNASHILISLPADADPQDTLAAYNRVLELRNRVLAGEDFAKLARENSQDPSAAENGGNLGYFTAMQMVYRFEDAAYKTAPGDVSMPVRTRFGYHLIKVNDVRSANGEVKVAHIMVRATPGMPKADSLAAKQRVDAIYKRVQRKENWEKLTAEFSEDANSSGNGGELPWFGTGRMIPSFENAAFALQKEGDVAKPVLTPYGWHIIRLIEKRGLPSFEDMEQSLRAKVAKDSRSELNKTAFLKRIKAENNFTENEAAKTAALGKVTDELLQGKWNYDAADKALKQNLFSIQGKNYTVGDFFAYAKAEQRPRTTGTAPHAFSLLYDNYVNKALLDYEKANLEQKYPDYRMLVKEYHDGILLFQLMDEKVWSKAVEDTTGLKTYFEQNKEKYKWGERAQATIISAANKDLLNKVQEQLAVRRYPLVSTKVADVLFESNSSTLTQEGKAKLDELVARLNSDASLSLTINGHTDAREATGKKSLAAERAQKAATYLTEKGVPADKIATQVLGKTKQVASDNSEAGRRRNRRASFVLYSSDLNYLADNLNIGNPLGVQITEKKFQKGENKALDSVKWEKGTYTTQHNGREYLIVISDVLAPGYKQLSEVRGVATSDYQNYLEQEWIKELKSKYPVNVKTDEIEKLIRK is encoded by the coding sequence ATGCGCAGCAACCATCTACTTGTTGCGGTAACTGCCCTGGCCCTTGCTGGCTGTACCGCATCCAAGAAGTCTGATAACAAAGAACCTGTCATTGCTACTCTTGGCTCCCAGACCATTTCCGCTTCTGAGTTCCAGTACGTTTATAAGAAGAATAACGAAGGCAACGAAGATGCCTATTCCCGCCAGAGCGTAACAGATTATCTCGACCTGTATACCAACTTTAAACTGAAGGTACTGGAGGCCGAAGGCCGTGGATTGGATACCACGATGGCTTTTAAGCGAGAACTGGAAGGTTATAAAGAGCAAATGGCACAGCCCTACCTCACTGAAAAAAGTGTTACAGACAACCTGGTGCGCGAGGCGTATGAGCGCCTGAAGAAAGAAGTAAATGCATCGCATATTCTCATCAGTTTACCAGCCGATGCCGATCCACAGGATACGTTAGCTGCCTATAACCGTGTGCTGGAATTACGCAACCGCGTTTTGGCTGGCGAAGATTTTGCAAAGCTGGCGAGGGAAAACTCACAAGACCCTTCGGCAGCAGAAAATGGCGGTAACTTAGGTTATTTTACAGCCATGCAAATGGTTTATCGATTCGAGGATGCTGCTTATAAAACAGCCCCCGGCGACGTTTCAATGCCTGTCCGTACCCGCTTCGGTTATCATTTAATTAAAGTAAACGATGTACGTTCTGCCAACGGCGAGGTAAAAGTGGCCCATATCATGGTGCGTGCAACTCCTGGTATGCCAAAAGCAGACTCTCTGGCTGCTAAGCAACGGGTTGATGCTATCTACAAACGTGTGCAACGCAAAGAGAACTGGGAGAAGCTAACCGCTGAATTTTCTGAAGACGCTAATTCTTCTGGAAATGGCGGTGAGTTGCCTTGGTTTGGAACAGGCCGTATGATTCCGTCTTTTGAAAATGCTGCCTTTGCCCTTCAGAAAGAAGGCGATGTGGCCAAGCCTGTACTTACTCCTTATGGCTGGCATATTATCCGGTTAATAGAAAAACGCGGACTACCATCTTTCGAAGACATGGAGCAATCGTTGCGAGCAAAAGTGGCAAAAGATTCCCGGTCTGAGCTTAACAAAACAGCTTTCTTAAAACGCATTAAAGCTGAAAATAACTTTACGGAGAACGAAGCTGCTAAAACTGCCGCCCTTGGCAAGGTAACCGACGAACTCCTACAAGGCAAATGGAACTACGATGCAGCCGACAAAGCCTTAAAACAGAACTTGTTTTCTATACAAGGTAAAAACTATACAGTTGGTGATTTCTTTGCTTATGCTAAAGCGGAACAACGCCCTCGAACAACAGGTACAGCGCCTCATGCTTTCAGCCTGCTTTACGACAACTATGTAAACAAAGCGTTGCTCGATTACGAGAAGGCTAACCTGGAGCAAAAGTACCCGGACTACCGCATGCTGGTAAAAGAGTACCACGATGGTATCCTGCTTTTCCAGTTAATGGACGAAAAAGTATGGTCTAAAGCAGTGGAAGACACTACAGGACTTAAAACTTACTTCGAACAAAACAAAGAGAAGTATAAGTGGGGCGAACGTGCTCAGGCTACTATCATCAGTGCTGCCAACAAAGATCTCCTGAACAAAGTACAGGAGCAACTGGCTGTAAGACGTTATCCGCTGGTTTCTACCAAAGTGGCGGATGTTTTATTCGAGAGCAACAGCAGCACCTTAACACAAGAGGGTAAGGCAAAACTGGATGAGTTGGTGGCCCGACTTAACAGCGATGCCAGTCTAAGCTTAACCATTAACGGACATACAGATGCCCGTGAAGCAACAGGCAAGAAGAGCCTGGCAGCAGAACGCGCGCAGAAAGCGGCAACTTACTTAACAGAAAAAGGTGTGCCAGCCGATAAAATAGCAACGCAGGTGTTAGGCAAAACAAAGCAGGTAGCATCGGATAATTCTGAAGCCGGCCGTCGCCGTAACCGCAGAGCTTCTTTTGTTCTTTATTCGTCTGACTTAAACTACCTGGCCGACAACCTGAATATTGGCAACCCACTGGGAGTGCAGATAACGGAAAAGAAATTCCAGAAAGGTGAGAACAAGGCACTTGATTCGGTTAAATGGGAAAAAGGCACTTACACCACCCAGCACAATGGCCGCGAATACCTGATTGTTATTTCGGATGTGCTGGCCCCGGGTTACAAGCAATTAAGCGAAGTACGTGGAGTTGCTACATCAGATTACCAGAACTACCTGGAGCAGGAATGGATAAAGGAACTGAAAAGCAAATACCCGGTAAATGTTAAAACCGATGAAATCGAGAAGCTGATCAGAAAGTAA
- a CDS encoding peptidylprolyl isomerase, with translation MKKNSIFSKVALVALFLMLATVATFAQAPVRQKVDGIIAKVDNHIILRSELEFSYQQYLNQTKQQPSAELKCQLFESMVQDKLLLARAAIDSITVEDARVVSELDRRMNYLASQVGGVERLEQYYKKSVRQLKDELRRSVREELVSAKMQEEISGKVTVTPKEVRRYFNSIPSDSLPYFSSEVELAEIVKYAAVSKAQKAEARQKLEAIRDRILAGEDFATLARQFSDDVGSGQQGGEIGFMGRRQLVPEYEAAALRLEPGQLSNIVESQFGFHLIQLIERRGQEFNSRHILIKPATATVDIDEAATALDSIRTLILNDSITFAKAAKDFSDDSNTKDNGGMMSSPATGSTYFPMDQVDPGIFFVIDTMQVGEISKPIAFRTADGQEAVRIIKLVSKSAPHLANLRDDYQKIATAALRQKKGKAVDAWFKKNFDSVFIEIDPEFQNCNVLQQLTQ, from the coding sequence TTGAAAAAGAATAGTATATTTTCCAAAGTAGCCTTAGTAGCTCTTTTTTTAATGCTAGCTACTGTAGCTACCTTCGCCCAAGCACCAGTACGCCAAAAAGTTGACGGCATTATTGCCAAAGTAGATAACCACATTATTCTACGTTCTGAACTGGAGTTCAGCTACCAGCAGTATTTAAACCAAACAAAGCAACAACCCTCTGCTGAATTAAAATGCCAGCTCTTCGAATCGATGGTGCAAGACAAGCTGTTGCTAGCCAGAGCCGCCATCGACTCTATTACCGTAGAAGATGCCAGGGTTGTCAGCGAACTTGACCGGCGTATGAATTACCTGGCTTCGCAGGTAGGAGGCGTAGAGCGCCTGGAGCAGTACTACAAGAAGAGCGTAAGGCAGTTAAAAGATGAACTCAGACGTTCTGTACGTGAGGAATTGGTTTCTGCTAAAATGCAGGAAGAAATTAGTGGCAAAGTAACTGTAACGCCAAAAGAAGTAAGACGTTATTTCAACTCTATTCCGTCTGATAGCCTTCCGTATTTCTCCAGTGAAGTAGAACTGGCAGAAATTGTGAAATACGCAGCCGTTAGTAAAGCTCAAAAAGCAGAGGCGCGTCAGAAACTGGAAGCCATACGCGACCGTATACTCGCAGGCGAAGATTTTGCAACCCTTGCCAGACAGTTTTCTGACGATGTTGGCTCCGGGCAACAAGGTGGTGAAATAGGTTTTATGGGTAGAAGACAGCTTGTGCCAGAGTATGAAGCGGCAGCGCTTCGCCTTGAGCCGGGACAACTGTCCAACATCGTAGAATCCCAGTTTGGCTTTCACCTTATCCAGTTGATCGAACGCAGAGGTCAAGAGTTTAATTCGCGCCATATTCTGATAAAGCCTGCTACAGCAACGGTAGATATCGATGAGGCGGCTACTGCTTTAGATAGCATTCGTACCTTGATTTTAAATGACTCGATTACATTTGCTAAAGCAGCCAAAGATTTCTCTGACGACTCTAATACAAAGGATAACGGCGGTATGATGAGCAGCCCGGCAACAGGAAGCACTTATTTTCCAATGGACCAGGTTGATCCGGGGATTTTCTTTGTGATTGACACGATGCAGGTTGGTGAGATTTCAAAACCAATTGCGTTTCGTACAGCAGACGGCCAGGAGGCTGTTCGCATCATTAAACTAGTTTCTAAGTCTGCCCCTCACCTGGCCAACTTACGCGACGATTATCAGAAAATAGCAACGGCAGCACTTCGACAGAAAAAAGGAAAAGCAGTGGATGCCTGGTTTAAAAAGAATTTTGATTCCGTTTTTATAGAAATAGATCCTGAATTCCAGAATTGTAACGTTCTCCAACAACTAACGCAGTAG
- a CDS encoding MoxR family ATPase, with protein MKQYTSDKEAADALYRSYQELTSEISKVIVGQEEVVRLVLTAVFCQGHCLLVGVPGLAKTLLIHTIASSLDMSFSRVQFTPDLMPSDIVGAETMDKDRNFSFVSGPIFSNIVLADEINRTPPKTQAALLESMQEYSVTVAGRKYELPKPFFVLATQNPIEQEGTYPLPEAQLDRFMFNITLGYPSYESELQIVKNTTGAAKNALNKILHADDILAFQQLVRRVPVVDNVVEYAVKLVHKTRPDMPMASQLANQYLEWGAGPRASQHLIIGAKCNALLNGKYSPDIEDVQAVALPILRHRIVRNFKAEAEGITVEKLISDLL; from the coding sequence ATGAAGCAGTACACCTCCGACAAAGAAGCCGCTGATGCGCTATACCGCTCTTACCAGGAGCTTACATCCGAGATATCGAAAGTAATAGTAGGTCAGGAAGAGGTAGTCAGGCTGGTGCTAACAGCCGTTTTTTGTCAGGGGCACTGCTTATTGGTTGGCGTTCCGGGTCTGGCGAAGACCTTACTTATCCATACAATCGCATCCTCGCTGGACATGTCGTTCAGCAGGGTACAGTTTACACCCGACCTGATGCCTTCTGATATAGTAGGTGCAGAAACAATGGACAAGGACCGTAACTTTAGCTTCGTTTCCGGCCCTATTTTCTCTAATATTGTTCTGGCGGATGAAATAAACCGTACGCCTCCTAAGACCCAGGCAGCCCTGCTGGAATCAATGCAGGAATACTCTGTTACAGTAGCTGGCCGTAAATATGAGCTGCCAAAACCATTTTTCGTACTGGCAACCCAAAACCCGATTGAACAGGAAGGAACTTACCCTCTTCCGGAGGCACAGCTCGACCGCTTCATGTTTAACATCACACTTGGCTACCCCAGTTATGAATCGGAGCTTCAGATTGTAAAGAACACAACCGGAGCCGCTAAAAACGCGCTGAACAAGATACTGCATGCAGATGATATACTGGCTTTTCAGCAACTGGTACGACGCGTGCCAGTAGTAGATAATGTGGTTGAGTACGCTGTAAAACTTGTGCATAAGACACGGCCTGATATGCCCATGGCTTCCCAACTGGCTAATCAGTACCTGGAGTGGGGAGCAGGCCCTCGTGCATCGCAGCACCTTATTATTGGTGCTAAATGTAATGCATTGCTCAATGGCAAGTATTCTCCCGATATAGAAGATGTGCAGGCGGTAGCTCTTCCGATATTACGCCACCGCATTGTCCGGAACTTTAAGGCAGAAGCCGAGGGTATTACAGTAGAAAAGCTGATCTCCGACCTTTTATAA
- a CDS encoding SDR family NAD(P)-dependent oxidoreductase codes for MGNRLKEKVAIVTGGGTGIGEAICKKFASEGAKVVVAGFAEDPVEDVVKEIQSAGGTAIAFTGDISTEANAKNCVNLAISQYGKLDILINNAGVFPEVNVLTDFTEEAFDYMIKNNLKSAFNMSKAALPELQKTKGNIVSAGSEAGMIGIAQNAPYGGTKGFMHAFMKGLAVEQAQFGVRCNIVGPGPIDTAWTHTGTGPMDSKMVETMKLATPMGRRGTTEEVANVYLFLASDEASYVTGALYMVDGGITVAKGPVGAMADSSMKKEPEGELDIQHAREGHTSVRK; via the coding sequence ATGGGAAATAGATTAAAAGAAAAAGTAGCCATCGTAACAGGTGGCGGCACCGGAATAGGGGAGGCGATCTGCAAGAAGTTTGCAAGCGAAGGCGCTAAAGTAGTAGTGGCAGGTTTTGCCGAAGATCCTGTAGAAGATGTCGTAAAAGAAATTCAGAGTGCAGGCGGTACAGCTATCGCTTTTACAGGTGATATATCTACCGAGGCTAACGCTAAGAATTGCGTTAACCTGGCCATAAGCCAATATGGTAAACTGGACATTCTTATCAACAATGCAGGTGTTTTTCCGGAAGTAAACGTTTTAACCGATTTCACGGAGGAAGCTTTCGATTACATGATCAAGAATAACCTGAAGTCTGCCTTTAACATGTCGAAAGCGGCTTTACCTGAACTGCAGAAAACAAAAGGTAATATTGTGTCGGCTGGTTCTGAGGCTGGTATGATTGGTATCGCCCAGAATGCGCCCTATGGTGGTACCAAAGGCTTTATGCACGCTTTTATGAAAGGGCTTGCCGTAGAGCAGGCTCAATTTGGGGTGCGTTGTAATATTGTAGGTCCTGGTCCGATTGATACCGCCTGGACACATACAGGCACAGGCCCCATGGACAGTAAGATGGTAGAAACCATGAAGCTGGCGACGCCAATGGGCCGCAGAGGTACAACAGAAGAAGTAGCCAATGTATACCTGTTCTTGGCCTCAGACGAAGCCTCTTATGTAACTGGTGCTCTGTATATGGTAGATGGGGGTATTACTGTGGCAAAAGGGCCTGTGGGCGCTATGGCCGACTCCTCTATGAAGAAAGAGCCGGAAGGAGAGCTGGATATACAGCATGCCAGAGAAGGCCATACGTCGGTAAGAAAGTAG
- a CDS encoding GNAT family N-acetyltransferase, with translation MSFLYNILPDTFAERLETAQLLLRPYQEEDASDFFRLIHESSDTLNPAFGGRLNRVKALEDARTQVQQLRTYWDNRKMFDFGVWQKSDEAYIGDIALKNFDHTVPKAEIGLYFNHWPASKASAKESLELMLRLAFETIALNKVYIRCTLTNLFYGELAESCGFLKEGLLRSDYKGVDSDELFDVIYYGMTRKDYEQQRHKELEQDKALV, from the coding sequence ATGAGCTTCCTTTACAACATCTTGCCCGATACCTTTGCTGAACGGCTCGAGACAGCGCAATTGCTCTTAAGGCCTTACCAGGAAGAAGATGCCAGTGACTTTTTCAGGCTGATTCATGAAAGTTCAGATACGCTAAACCCGGCTTTCGGCGGGCGCCTGAACCGCGTAAAAGCACTTGAAGATGCCCGCACACAGGTACAGCAGCTACGCACTTACTGGGACAACCGCAAAATGTTTGACTTTGGTGTCTGGCAGAAAAGTGATGAGGCATACATAGGCGATATTGCTCTTAAGAACTTTGATCATACCGTTCCCAAAGCAGAAATAGGGCTTTATTTTAACCATTGGCCTGCATCTAAAGCAAGTGCCAAAGAATCATTAGAGCTTATGCTGCGGCTGGCATTCGAAACTATTGCTCTGAACAAAGTTTATATCCGCTGCACACTCACCAACTTATTCTATGGTGAACTTGCTGAGTCCTGTGGCTTTCTTAAAGAAGGACTGTTAAGAAGCGATTACAAAGGCGTTGATTCAGATGAGCTTTTTGACGTAATCTACTATGGTATGACCCGCAAAGATTATGAGCAGCAAAGGCATAAGGAACTTGAGCAGGATAAAGCACTTGTTTAA
- the recA gene encoding recombinase RecA produces MSVSNEKLKALQLTIDKLDKTYGKGTVMKLSDNKVEDVPAISTGSLGLDIALGVGGLPRGRVIEIYGPESSGKTTLTMHCIAEAQRKGGLAAFIDAEHAFDKVYAEKLGIDTENLLISQPDNGEQALEIADHLIRSGAIDIIVIDSVAALVPKGELEGDMGDSKMGLQARLMSQALRKLTGTINKTGCCCIFINQLREKIGVMFGNPETTTGGNALKFYASVRLDIRRVGQIKESADNITGNRTRVKVVKNKVAPPFKVVEFDIMYGEGISKVGEILDLGVELGVVQKSGSWFSYNGDKLGQGRDGVKQILLDNPELMEEIEGKIRAIIKGEPEKVAAALEEDRSED; encoded by the coding sequence ATGAGCGTAAGCAACGAAAAACTTAAGGCCCTGCAGCTAACCATTGATAAGCTCGATAAAACTTATGGAAAAGGCACTGTCATGAAGTTAAGCGACAATAAAGTAGAGGATGTTCCGGCCATCTCTACAGGTTCGCTTGGTTTAGATATTGCATTGGGTGTTGGTGGTTTACCACGTGGTCGTGTAATTGAAATATACGGACCGGAATCTTCTGGTAAAACCACGCTTACTATGCACTGTATTGCGGAAGCACAGCGTAAAGGAGGATTGGCTGCGTTCATTGATGCCGAGCACGCTTTCGATAAAGTATATGCCGAGAAACTAGGTATTGATACTGAAAACTTATTGATCTCTCAGCCAGACAACGGTGAGCAGGCACTGGAAATTGCCGACCACCTGATTCGCTCTGGTGCTATTGATATTATTGTAATTGACTCTGTAGCAGCTCTTGTACCGAAAGGTGAATTAGAAGGCGATATGGGCGACAGCAAAATGGGTTTACAGGCTCGTTTAATGTCTCAGGCACTTCGTAAACTGACGGGAACGATCAACAAAACAGGATGCTGCTGTATCTTCATCAACCAGCTTCGTGAGAAGATCGGGGTGATGTTCGGTAACCCTGAAACTACTACAGGTGGTAACGCACTTAAGTTCTATGCTTCTGTTCGCCTGGATATCCGTAGAGTTGGCCAGATTAAAGAGAGTGCTGATAACATCACTGGTAACCGTACACGTGTGAAAGTGGTGAAAAATAAAGTAGCGCCTCCATTTAAAGTGGTAGAATTCGACATTATGTATGGAGAAGGTATCTCTAAAGTAGGCGAAATTCTTGACCTTGGTGTAGAGCTTGGTGTAGTACAGAAATCAGGTTCCTGGTTCTCTTACAATGGCGATAAGCTTGGCCAGGGCCGTGATGGTGTGAAGCAGATTCTACTTGACAATCCTGAACTGATGGAAGAGATTGAAGGTAAGATCAGAGCTATTATCAAAGGCGAACCTGAAAAGGTTGCCGCTGCATTAGAAGAAGATCGATCTGAAGACTAA
- a CDS encoding DUF3108 domain-containing protein, with protein sequence MKKIIPALGLLFLVISGFVTKQVLRTVPNESFSTGEVLKYKVHYGPINAAEAVIDVAPTLHTVNGRPCYKATVNGKTTGSFDFFIKIRDTWQSYIDTAAILPMRYASNIEEGSYRKKETVEFNHIANTAYVDKRKKKEKETGTFPIPANAQDIVSGFYYLRTLNYDKMKVGERFSIKGFFDQEAFDMVVTFHGRETVSTKIGKINAIKLTPKMPSNKLFKGEDAITVYLSDDMNKIPVLIQANMFVGSVKVDLFEYKNLKHRIYIAQK encoded by the coding sequence ATGAAGAAGATTATTCCGGCATTAGGGCTACTTTTTTTGGTAATTTCAGGGTTTGTAACAAAACAGGTATTACGTACAGTGCCTAACGAAAGCTTTTCGACAGGCGAAGTATTAAAATATAAAGTGCACTATGGCCCTATAAACGCTGCTGAAGCAGTAATAGATGTTGCTCCTACGCTGCATACTGTAAATGGCCGGCCATGTTATAAAGCAACGGTAAACGGTAAAACAACAGGCTCGTTCGATTTCTTTATCAAGATCAGGGATACCTGGCAATCGTATATAGATACGGCCGCTATTCTACCTATGCGCTATGCCAGCAACATAGAAGAAGGCAGCTATCGCAAAAAAGAAACAGTAGAATTTAACCATATTGCGAATACGGCCTACGTTGATAAACGAAAAAAGAAAGAGAAGGAAACCGGTACCTTTCCCATACCTGCCAATGCACAGGATATTGTAAGTGGCTTCTACTACCTTAGAACCTTAAACTATGATAAGATGAAAGTTGGCGAGAGGTTCAGTATCAAAGGTTTTTTTGACCAGGAAGCATTTGACATGGTTGTTACTTTCCATGGCCGTGAAACGGTGAGCACTAAAATAGGGAAAATAAACGCCATCAAGCTTACGCCTAAAATGCCAAGCAACAAGCTATTCAAGGGAGAAGATGCCATCACAGTCTATCTCTCAGACGACATGAACAAAATACCTGTGCTGATACAAGCTAATATGTTTGTAGGATCTGTAAAAGTAGACCTGTTCGAATACAAGAACCTGAAGCACCGGATTTACATTGCCCAAAAATAA
- a CDS encoding response regulator transcription factor, whose product MQTTSNYKILVVDDDPDIVELLNYNLVKEHYDVAEADNGKKAIEMAQKFKPDIILMDVMMPVMDGISACRQLREMSDFKHTHIIFLTARSEEFSEVAAFDAGADDFITKPIKPRALLSRLAAFARRDAQVEEEEKVIEIGGLRIDRTSFAVYKGDAKITLPKKEFELLAFLAATPNKVFSREELLNNVWGNDVYVIARTVDVHIRKVREKIGEDNIRTIKGVGYKFNTD is encoded by the coding sequence GTGCAAACTACTTCAAACTACAAAATACTGGTAGTAGACGACGATCCGGATATTGTTGAGCTACTAAATTATAATCTTGTAAAAGAACACTACGATGTAGCTGAAGCCGACAACGGTAAAAAAGCTATTGAGATGGCTCAGAAGTTTAAGCCGGATATTATCCTGATGGATGTTATGATGCCTGTAATGGACGGCATTTCTGCCTGCCGCCAGCTGCGGGAAATGTCTGACTTTAAGCATACACACATTATCTTTTTAACAGCACGTTCAGAAGAATTTTCAGAAGTGGCTGCTTTTGACGCAGGTGCTGATGATTTTATTACCAAACCCATTAAACCAAGAGCCTTGCTGAGCAGGCTGGCAGCCTTTGCACGACGCGATGCACAGGTAGAGGAAGAAGAAAAAGTAATTGAAATCGGTGGCCTCCGTATAGACAGGACCAGCTTTGCTGTTTACAAAGGCGACGCTAAAATCACACTACCCAAAAAGGAATTTGAGTTATTGGCTTTTCTGGCTGCTACACCTAATAAAGTTTTTAGCCGCGAAGAGTTGTTGAATAATGTTTGGGGGAACGATGTATATGTAATTGCCCGAACCGTAGATGTTCACATCAGAAAAGTGCGGGAGAAAATAGGCGAAGACAATATCAGAACCATTAAGGGTGTAGGCTATAAGTTTAACACAGACTGA
- a CDS encoding cell wall metabolism sensor histidine kinase WalK, translating into MNLNSRSLALLISLAVAGVLTAFIALATYLSTEGLLVALALVFICCFLIIHFSYEALVFREIKNVYSSLEKIKKQEYKKIEGRSLFNSDPLRKIKDEIYQIAEKKQEEIDELKQLQNMRREFLADVSHELKTPIFAAQGFIHTLLDGAMDDPIVRDKFLQKAAKSLDGLDALVQDLISISQFEKGVVKMQKRDFDAIQLAREVFEQLEQKAASLEINLHLELDSKQKVMLYADPNRIRQVFVNLVDNAIKYGRKGGNIWVSFEEGRKKYTITVKDDGKGIAQEHINRIFERFYRIDKSRARDTTSTGLGLAICKHIVEAHRSIIAVKSEVGKGTTLRFKLLKAKKE; encoded by the coding sequence ATGAATTTAAATTCGCGTTCGCTTGCCCTTCTTATATCACTGGCAGTAGCAGGAGTGCTTACTGCCTTTATTGCTTTAGCCACTTACTTATCCACAGAGGGTTTATTAGTTGCTTTGGCTCTTGTTTTTATCTGCTGCTTCCTGATTATCCATTTTTCGTATGAAGCACTTGTGTTTCGGGAAATAAAGAACGTTTACTCCAGCCTGGAGAAGATAAAAAAACAGGAGTATAAAAAAATTGAAGGCCGTTCACTTTTTAATTCTGATCCATTGCGCAAAATCAAGGATGAGATTTACCAGATAGCCGAAAAGAAACAGGAAGAAATAGACGAACTGAAGCAGCTGCAAAACATGCGCAGAGAGTTTTTAGCAGATGTGTCGCACGAGCTAAAGACACCCATTTTTGCAGCACAAGGTTTTATTCACACACTGCTGGATGGCGCTATGGATGACCCCATTGTGCGCGACAAGTTTCTGCAGAAAGCGGCCAAAAGCCTGGATGGCTTGGATGCCCTGGTGCAAGACCTGATCAGTATTTCTCAGTTTGAGAAAGGCGTAGTAAAGATGCAGAAGCGAGACTTTGATGCCATTCAGCTGGCAAGAGAGGTATTTGAGCAACTGGAGCAAAAAGCAGCCTCCCTGGAGATAAACCTACATCTGGAACTCGACTCCAAACAGAAAGTAATGCTTTATGCTGACCCTAACCGCATCAGGCAGGTTTTTGTAAACCTGGTGGATAATGCCATCAAATACGGTAGAAAAGGCGGCAACATTTGGGTGTCTTTTGAAGAAGGACGTAAAAAGTATACTATAACTGTAAAAGACGACGGTAAAGGTATTGCCCAGGAGCACATTAACCGGATATTTGAACGATTTTACCGCATTGATAAAAGCCGCGCCCGCGACACCACCAGCACCGGCCTTGGCCTTGCCATCTGCAAGCACATAGTAGAAGCTCATCGTTCTATTATAGCCGTAAAAAGTGAGGTGGGCAAAGGTACTACCTTACGCTTTAAACTGCTGAAAGCGAAAAAGGAGTAG
- a CDS encoding LytTR family DNA-binding domain-containing protein: MKAIAIDDEPMALEVVRSLAAKVPFLELEACFTDAFKALEYLQREPVDVLFLDIKMPDISGLEFVASLQKKPLVIFTTAYSEHAVTSFELDAIDYLLKPFSLARFVKACNKAQEHLQLRNKSVAPNKDYIFLKTGYEQVKVLYDEILYMEAAGNYITFVLEEKKLLSRMTINELCELLPADRFVRVHRSYVVAKDRINKIERHQVCVKDQVVPVGASFMQKLQHSYS, translated from the coding sequence ATGAAAGCAATAGCAATAGACGATGAACCAATGGCCTTGGAAGTAGTACGTTCGCTGGCAGCGAAGGTGCCTTTCCTGGAACTGGAGGCTTGCTTTACAGATGCCTTTAAAGCCTTGGAATACTTACAACGTGAGCCTGTTGATGTACTTTTTCTGGATATAAAAATGCCTGATATCTCAGGTCTGGAGTTTGTTGCCAGTCTGCAGAAAAAGCCGCTTGTTATATTTACTACTGCCTATTCGGAGCATGCTGTTACCAGCTTTGAGCTGGATGCTATTGATTACCTGCTGAAGCCTTTCTCGCTGGCCAGGTTTGTGAAAGCCTGTAACAAGGCACAGGAACATCTGCAACTCCGTAACAAATCAGTGGCTCCCAACAAAGATTATATTTTCCTTAAAACAGGCTATGAGCAGGTGAAGGTGTTGTATGATGAAATTTTGTATATGGAGGCAGCCGGCAACTATATTACGTTTGTGCTGGAAGAGAAGAAACTGCTCTCGCGGATGACGATAAATGAACTTTGTGAGTTACTGCCAGCCGATAGGTTTGTGCGTGTGCATCGGTCTTATGTGGTTGCCAAAGATAGAATCAATAAAATTGAGCGCCATCAGGTATGTGTAAAAGACCAGGTTGTACCTGTTGGCGCTTCCTTTATGCAAAAGCTGCAACATAGCTATTCATGA